The following are encoded together in the Mycolicibacterium arabiense genome:
- a CDS encoding Rrf2 family transcriptional regulator encodes MATPTNTQFAVAVHVLTYLAGTDVAGPVSSDELAASVNASPVYVRRVLTPLRESGIVASTPGARGGWVLNRPAGTITLAEIWRLVQGDDPVLGLHGPNPQCRTGVGVQRTLVALDRELAGAVEARLGEVTVAHVLRDASTAGKAGRRPRRSPHGS; translated from the coding sequence GTGGCAACACCGACCAACACGCAGTTCGCCGTGGCGGTCCACGTCTTGACCTACTTGGCAGGCACCGACGTCGCGGGCCCGGTCAGTTCCGACGAACTCGCCGCGAGCGTCAACGCCAGCCCCGTCTACGTGCGTCGAGTGCTCACCCCGCTACGGGAATCGGGCATCGTGGCGTCCACCCCGGGTGCCCGTGGGGGCTGGGTGCTCAACCGGCCTGCGGGGACGATCACCCTCGCCGAGATCTGGCGACTCGTCCAGGGCGACGACCCGGTGCTTGGGCTGCACGGCCCAAATCCGCAGTGCCGTACCGGCGTCGGGGTACAACGGACATTGGTCGCGCTGGATCGCGAGCTTGCCGGCGCGGTGGAAGCACGACTCGGGGAAGTCACCGTTGCCCACGTGCTTCGCGACGCATCGACGGCCGGCAAGGCGGGACGGCGACCGCGTCGGTCACCTCACGGCAGCTGA
- a CDS encoding MBL fold metallo-hydrolase gives MRIRRLGWAGIEVISDRGSSLVVDFVRDFSLLRATQPDGAFAEPERAAALALVTHLHEDHTDVAAIESAAGDAGLVLRPAPFVAAADEAVFTDGPETDLAASTLNARTVDEWDRIHLPPFTITAVPAVDGLGDPQLNWVIEADGQRVFHGGDTIFHGYWWLIAKRAGPIDLAVMPINGAVVDVPHLQPPSPLPAVMTPEQAAQAAAILGSRAVLPMHFGVHQPPVYVEAAGAVERLVDASGQLALRVLNLEPGQGIDVAHAVGVPPSVTPAEVRRHGP, from the coding sequence GTGAGGATTCGACGCCTGGGCTGGGCAGGCATCGAGGTAATCAGTGACCGGGGGTCTTCCCTCGTCGTAGACTTCGTGCGGGACTTCTCGCTGCTGCGCGCCACCCAGCCGGATGGTGCGTTCGCCGAGCCGGAGCGGGCTGCGGCCCTGGCTCTGGTCACGCACCTGCACGAGGACCACACCGATGTCGCCGCAATCGAATCGGCGGCGGGCGATGCGGGGCTGGTGCTGCGCCCCGCTCCGTTCGTCGCTGCGGCCGACGAGGCCGTGTTCACCGACGGTCCGGAGACTGATCTCGCGGCCAGCACGTTGAACGCGCGCACCGTCGACGAGTGGGATCGAATCCACCTACCGCCGTTCACCATCACCGCGGTTCCGGCGGTCGACGGCCTCGGCGACCCGCAGCTGAACTGGGTCATCGAGGCCGACGGTCAGCGCGTGTTCCACGGCGGGGACACCATCTTCCACGGCTACTGGTGGCTCATCGCCAAGCGAGCCGGGCCCATCGACCTCGCCGTGATGCCGATCAACGGAGCAGTCGTCGACGTCCCACACCTGCAGCCGCCCAGCCCGCTGCCCGCGGTGATGACACCGGAGCAGGCCGCGCAGGCCGCGGCGATACTGGGTTCGAGAGCGGTCTTGCCGATGCACTTCGGAGTCCACCAGCCGCCGGTCTACGTCGAGGCGGCCGGCGCGGTCGAGAGGTTGGTCGATGCCAGCGGGCAGTTGGCGTTGCGGGTGCTGAACCTGGAACCGGGGCAGGGCATCGACGTCGCGCACGCGGTCGGCGTGCCGCCGTCCGTCACTCCTGCGGAGGTCCGCCGGCACGGGCCATGA
- a CDS encoding FAD-dependent oxidoreductase, producing MRAVVIGAGIVGLTTGLALRRAGHDVTVYERAPEIRAAGTGLGLWANAMAVFDAFDVGERIRAIGKPGEMYFHDAGGRLLETPGFGVEYHQFLLVHRAKLNDLLADAVGPENIRLATGFEGYAEHADHVDVGLGDGTTVSADVLIGADGAYSMVREQLLPGTAAREHAGHHVWRAVIPNPGIALTEDRLILGDHGCRGGYVRTYDGSVYWLVNQFKTPALAGTLKEQALQRAEHLGADGGNEVLVKLIDATPEEAILHNQIMIVPPLPRWTSGRVALAGDAAHAMSPHITAGATLGVEDADLLGQLLTSAADVPAALAAYEADRMPRYAHVAKLAAAVEHAPTPADFATNYAAFHHWMLSPPVSAPVSQGAR from the coding sequence ATGCGCGCGGTGGTGATCGGGGCTGGAATCGTGGGTCTGACAACCGGATTGGCACTGCGCCGCGCAGGCCACGACGTGACCGTCTACGAGCGCGCCCCCGAGATCCGCGCCGCAGGCACTGGCCTGGGGCTATGGGCCAATGCCATGGCGGTCTTCGACGCGTTCGACGTCGGCGAGCGGATCCGTGCCATTGGCAAGCCCGGTGAGATGTACTTCCACGACGCCGGCGGACGGTTGCTCGAGACCCCGGGGTTCGGCGTGGAGTATCACCAGTTCCTCCTGGTCCATCGGGCGAAGCTCAACGATCTGCTGGCCGACGCGGTCGGGCCGGAGAACATCCGTCTGGCAACGGGTTTCGAGGGTTACGCCGAGCATGCGGACCACGTCGACGTTGGACTGGGCGACGGCACGACCGTCTCCGCCGACGTACTGATCGGGGCGGACGGTGCGTACTCGATGGTGCGCGAGCAATTGCTGCCAGGCACTGCGGCACGGGAACATGCCGGGCATCACGTCTGGCGTGCGGTCATCCCGAACCCCGGGATCGCGCTGACCGAAGACCGGCTCATCCTGGGTGACCACGGATGCCGCGGTGGCTACGTCCGCACGTACGACGGCAGCGTCTACTGGCTCGTCAACCAGTTCAAGACGCCGGCGTTGGCCGGCACCCTGAAGGAGCAAGCGCTGCAGCGGGCCGAACACCTCGGCGCCGATGGCGGGAACGAGGTCTTGGTGAAACTGATCGACGCAACGCCCGAAGAGGCGATCCTGCACAACCAAATCATGATCGTGCCACCGCTGCCACGCTGGACGTCTGGGCGGGTAGCACTGGCCGGTGACGCGGCCCACGCGATGTCGCCACACATCACCGCCGGCGCGACCCTGGGCGTCGAGGACGCCGACCTGCTCGGCCAACTGTTGACCTCGGCTGCGGACGTACCCGCGGCGCTGGCGGCTTACGAGGCCGACCGGATGCCGCGGTACGCCCACGTCGCCAAGTTGGCCGCGGCGGTCGAGCATGCGCCCACGCCAGCAGATTTCGCGACCAACTACGCCGCATTCCACCACTGGATGCTCAGCCCGCCGGTGTCGGCACCCGTGAGTCAGGGCGCACGGTGA
- a CDS encoding GNAT family N-acetyltransferase: protein MQIRTAERRDVPKIAEFFRLIVADGETYAYPEPLSDDDVERLWLEPPPAHAIVAVDDGGVIVGTAKMGPNRPGRGSHVGTASFMVDPRAGTRGVGRAMAEWVIDWHERNGFAAIQFNAVVETNQRAVALWQSLGFTIVGTVPGAFRSRTHGMVGLHVMHLRLPRG, encoded by the coding sequence GTGCAGATCCGTACCGCCGAACGGCGCGACGTTCCCAAGATCGCCGAGTTCTTCCGCCTGATCGTGGCCGACGGCGAGACTTACGCATACCCCGAGCCGCTATCCGACGACGACGTCGAGCGGCTGTGGCTCGAACCGCCTCCCGCGCACGCAATCGTCGCCGTCGACGACGGTGGGGTCATCGTCGGCACCGCCAAGATGGGGCCGAACCGACCGGGGCGCGGCAGCCATGTCGGGACGGCGAGCTTCATGGTGGACCCACGGGCGGGCACCCGCGGCGTGGGGCGGGCCATGGCCGAGTGGGTCATCGACTGGCACGAACGCAACGGCTTCGCCGCCATCCAGTTCAACGCCGTCGTCGAGACGAATCAACGGGCGGTAGCCCTGTGGCAGTCCCTCGGCTTCACCATCGTGGGCACGGTGCCTGGCGCGTTCCGGTCACGTACTCACGGGATGGTGGGATTGCACGTGATGCATCTTCGGCTGCCCCGGGGTTGA
- a CDS encoding LysR family transcriptional regulator, whose amino-acid sequence MEYDLNLIAALDALLAENSVTRAAARLHTSAPAMSRSLARLRRVFDDPLLVRAGRDLVPTPRALELRSEVHAIADRARALFAPSDGADPLTAVRMLDLRVADMLSTTFVPALIDDLRVQAPGISLRVRPEGLEDTPALREGVVDLEIGIIRPGDPEIRSETLVTETLVAAVRPEHPLAKVKTVTPRRFAAAEHIVVSRRGRAHGPIDDRLAELGLQRRVTAVVPSFASALNLTRATDVVCIVPDRLGRPMLETLGLRTFPIPLTLPHITIGMAWHPRNHHDRIQILLRDRTRHIMARAGGPPQE is encoded by the coding sequence GTGGAGTACGACCTCAACCTGATCGCAGCCCTGGACGCGCTGCTCGCCGAGAACAGCGTGACCAGGGCCGCGGCCCGCCTGCACACGTCGGCGCCTGCGATGAGCCGCTCATTGGCACGCCTGCGACGCGTCTTCGACGACCCACTTCTGGTGCGCGCCGGTCGAGATCTCGTACCCACCCCGCGCGCCCTCGAACTGCGCAGCGAGGTGCACGCGATCGCCGACCGAGCCCGGGCACTGTTCGCGCCGTCCGACGGTGCCGATCCCCTCACGGCAGTGCGGATGCTGGACTTGCGGGTCGCCGACATGCTGTCCACGACGTTCGTTCCAGCACTGATCGACGACTTGCGGGTTCAAGCGCCCGGCATCTCGCTGCGGGTGCGTCCGGAAGGCCTCGAGGACACTCCGGCGCTGCGCGAAGGAGTCGTCGACCTCGAGATCGGGATCATACGTCCCGGTGATCCCGAGATACGTTCGGAGACACTGGTGACGGAGACGTTGGTCGCCGCGGTACGGCCCGAACATCCGCTGGCGAAGGTCAAGACGGTGACACCGCGGCGGTTCGCGGCCGCCGAACACATCGTCGTGTCACGGCGCGGTCGGGCGCATGGCCCCATCGACGACCGGCTCGCAGAACTCGGCTTGCAGCGACGCGTGACGGCCGTGGTCCCCAGCTTCGCCAGCGCGCTGAACCTGACCCGTGCCACCGACGTCGTCTGCATCGTTCCCGACAGGCTCGGGCGCCCGATGCTGGAGACGCTCGGGTTGCGCACGTTCCCGATCCCCTTGACGCTGCCGCACATCACGATCGGAATGGCGTGGCATCCGCGCAATCACCACGACCGCATCCAGATACTGCTCCGTGACCGCACCCGCCACATCATGGCCCGTGCCGGCGGACCTCCGCAGGAGTGA
- a CDS encoding aminotransferase-like domain-containing protein — protein MAVARYKGVVDALAADIRTGRLPAGTRLPTHRELAVREGIAVATATRVYAELGSMGLVSGEQGRGTFVRDLALPAGHGIDQHAVAADTIDLNFNYPALPGQADLLRHALRDLATSGDLEALLRYQPHGGRPHERASVARHLRRRGLRVGAEEVLLVSGAQHGLAVSTMALLQPGDVVAVDALTYPGFKVLADSLRFELAPLPITPDGPDLVALERLCARRRITAVYAMPTLHNPLGWVMDAAARARLVDTARRCGLLIIEDAAYAYLVEKPPPPLAAHAPDITVYVSGLSKNVATGLRVGFIAAPPTLVPAIERAIRATTWNTPAITTAIACRWLDDGVVTRLEREKRLDARARQALAREAMAGLPHVGHPSSYFLWLPLAEDSRADRLVAALAGRNVSVSTAEPFTTSTHQPQAIRLALGSTDLDTLRQTLAIVRRAIDDDAYR, from the coding sequence ATGGCCGTGGCGAGGTACAAGGGCGTGGTCGACGCGCTGGCCGCCGACATTCGCACGGGACGATTGCCGGCCGGGACGAGGCTGCCCACACACCGAGAACTGGCAGTCCGCGAGGGCATCGCCGTGGCGACCGCGACCCGCGTCTACGCCGAACTGGGATCGATGGGCCTGGTCAGTGGCGAGCAGGGCCGCGGCACCTTCGTCCGCGACCTCGCGCTGCCCGCCGGACACGGCATCGACCAGCACGCCGTGGCAGCCGACACCATCGACCTCAACTTCAACTACCCGGCACTGCCCGGCCAAGCCGACCTGCTGCGGCACGCACTGCGGGACCTCGCCACGTCGGGCGACCTGGAGGCGCTGCTGCGCTACCAGCCCCACGGCGGTCGTCCCCACGAGAGGGCCTCCGTCGCCAGGCATCTGCGTCGACGCGGCCTCCGCGTCGGCGCCGAGGAGGTCCTCCTGGTCTCCGGCGCGCAGCACGGCCTGGCGGTCAGCACGATGGCACTGTTGCAACCGGGGGACGTCGTCGCGGTGGACGCCCTCACCTATCCCGGGTTCAAGGTGCTCGCCGACTCACTACGGTTCGAACTCGCGCCGCTGCCGATCACCCCGGACGGACCGGACCTCGTTGCCCTCGAACGGCTTTGCGCTCGGCGGCGCATCACAGCGGTCTACGCCATGCCCACCCTGCACAATCCGCTCGGATGGGTGATGGACGCTGCCGCGCGTGCCCGGCTGGTCGACACGGCGCGCAGATGCGGACTCCTGATCATCGAGGACGCGGCGTACGCCTACCTCGTCGAGAAGCCACCGCCACCGCTTGCCGCGCATGCGCCGGACATCACCGTCTACGTGTCGGGACTGTCGAAGAACGTGGCGACCGGCCTGCGCGTCGGGTTCATCGCAGCACCGCCGACACTCGTCCCGGCAATCGAACGCGCGATCCGCGCCACCACTTGGAACACCCCGGCCATCACCACCGCGATCGCATGCCGCTGGCTGGACGACGGTGTCGTCACCCGACTCGAGCGGGAGAAGCGACTCGACGCCCGCGCGCGGCAGGCTCTCGCCCGCGAGGCCATGGCCGGCCTACCCCATGTCGGCCACCCGTCGTCCTACTTCCTTTGGCTCCCTCTGGCCGAGGACTCGCGGGCGGACCGCCTGGTGGCCGCCCTCGCGGGACGGAACGTCTCGGTGTCCACGGCCGAACCCTTCACCACCTCGACACATCAGCCCCAGGCCATCCGACTGGCCCTCGGATCCACCGACCTCGACACCCTTCGCCAGACGCTGGCCATCGTCCGTCGAGCCATCGACGACGACGCCTACCGCTAG
- a CDS encoding DJ-1/PfpI family protein, translating to MHIAILTFEGYNELDSLIALGVLNRVQRDDWRVTIAAPSPRVRSMNGVVVERMADLDEACDADAVIVGSGIATREVVEDRTVMHALRRLNPSRQLIAGQCSGALVLAKLGLLQDVPACTDLTTKPWVVAAGVEVLNQPFFARGNVATAGGCLASHYLAAWIIARLEGRDAANDALHYVAPVGEKDEYVERAWRNIANYLPAVPV from the coding sequence GTGCACATCGCGATCCTCACCTTCGAGGGCTACAACGAACTCGACTCACTGATCGCCCTCGGCGTGCTCAACCGCGTCCAGCGAGACGACTGGCGTGTCACGATCGCCGCCCCTTCGCCGCGGGTGCGGTCGATGAACGGCGTAGTCGTCGAACGAATGGCCGATCTGGACGAAGCGTGCGACGCCGACGCCGTCATCGTGGGCAGCGGCATCGCCACCCGCGAAGTCGTCGAAGACCGCACCGTCATGCACGCGCTTCGACGTCTGAACCCTTCTCGCCAACTCATCGCCGGGCAGTGTTCCGGTGCGCTGGTCTTGGCCAAACTCGGTCTGCTGCAGGACGTCCCAGCGTGTACGGACCTGACCACCAAGCCGTGGGTCGTCGCCGCAGGCGTCGAGGTACTCAACCAGCCCTTCTTCGCCAGAGGGAACGTCGCGACCGCGGGCGGGTGCCTGGCTTCCCACTATCTGGCTGCGTGGATCATCGCCCGCCTCGAGGGTAGGGACGCGGCCAACGACGCGCTGCATTACGTCGCCCCAGTCGGCGAGAAGGACGAGTACGTCGAACGCGCTTGGCGCAACATCGCGAACTACCTGCCTGCCGTGCCGGTCTGA
- a CDS encoding NAD(P)H-binding protein translates to MSIGITGASGRLGGAVAARLLDVVDAADVVLMSRTVESLSGFAARGVGVRPVDFGDPPSLAPAFEGVDSLLLISTDRVGDRVAGHVAAIEAAKEAGVRHVVYTSVPNPVAANPALAAPDHLATEDALRSSGLAWTSLRNNLYADMQVPSLRRAVEAGRLVVNSGDGRAAYVSRADCAAAAVGALTGRGETNTAYDITGPRALSAYDLAELTGAALEVVQLDDDAYVEALVGSGLAKDAANFIASFGRAVREGYLADVTTAVRDLTGRRPTSLDELVRPVEA, encoded by the coding sequence GTGTCGATTGGCATCACGGGCGCATCCGGGCGGCTCGGCGGAGCCGTCGCGGCACGACTGCTCGACGTCGTCGACGCAGCAGACGTCGTGCTGATGAGCCGGACGGTCGAGTCGCTGTCGGGCTTCGCTGCTCGCGGCGTTGGCGTGCGCCCGGTCGACTTCGGTGACCCGCCATCATTGGCGCCCGCGTTCGAAGGCGTCGACAGCCTGCTGCTGATCTCGACCGATCGCGTCGGGGACCGGGTAGCGGGCCACGTGGCGGCCATCGAGGCCGCCAAGGAAGCCGGGGTGCGCCACGTCGTCTACACGTCGGTCCCGAATCCCGTGGCTGCCAACCCGGCACTCGCTGCACCGGACCACCTCGCGACCGAGGACGCACTGCGGTCCAGCGGACTGGCATGGACGTCGTTGCGCAACAACCTCTATGCGGACATGCAGGTCCCCAGCCTGCGACGTGCGGTGGAGGCGGGACGGCTGGTCGTCAACTCCGGCGACGGGCGCGCCGCCTACGTCAGCCGCGCGGACTGCGCCGCCGCGGCAGTAGGGGCGTTGACCGGACGCGGCGAGACGAACACCGCCTACGACATCACCGGCCCACGAGCGTTGTCCGCATACGACCTCGCCGAACTGACGGGTGCGGCCCTGGAGGTCGTCCAGCTCGACGACGACGCCTACGTCGAGGCCCTCGTCGGTTCCGGGCTCGCGAAGGATGCGGCCAACTTCATCGCGTCCTTCGGCCGGGCAGTCCGCGAGGGATACCTTGCCGACGTCACCACGGCCGTGCGCGACCTGACCGGGCGACGGCCGACATCGCTCGACGAACTCGTGCGGCCGGTCGAGGCGTGA